From Salinirubellus salinus, the proteins below share one genomic window:
- a CDS encoding universal stress protein: MYPVLVAVDRSETRARHQAEFVAGLPNATSEVEATVLYVFPHQDYSGAPQHAFEEIEAAVAAADTLEAAGVPVNRVAEGGEVASTILEHAAEVDAEMIVLGGRKRSGVAKVLMGSTAMDVLVSAERPVTVTG; this comes from the coding sequence ATGTACCCAGTACTCGTCGCGGTGGACCGGTCGGAGACGCGGGCACGGCACCAGGCCGAGTTCGTGGCGGGGCTCCCGAACGCCACGAGCGAGGTGGAGGCCACCGTCCTCTACGTGTTCCCCCACCAGGACTACTCGGGGGCGCCCCAGCACGCGTTCGAGGAGATCGAGGCCGCCGTCGCGGCCGCCGACACGCTGGAGGCGGCCGGGGTGCCGGTGAACCGTGTCGCTGAGGGCGGCGAGGTCGCCAGCACGATACTCGAACACGCCGCCGAGGTCGACGCCGAGATGATCGTGCTCGGCGGCCGGAAGCGCTCCGGCGTCGCCAAGGTGCTCATGGGGAGTACCGCCATGGACGTCCTCGTCTCGGCGGAGCGCCCGGTCACCGTCACCGGGTGA
- a CDS encoding BCCT family transporter: MSTQGGNAVETALRKTLVPVCVLSGVVIAAGFFFPWAVGPVVSGQGWLVVSLLFFGSALTYLALLPAVGDDDDDPDPRTSAPYLLRVRHLSLRETFRGFFARQDPVVFGVPVLVFALFFGLQFLAPGPTGRAVGAATDVLLTRFDWLFLGAMFVAVLYCGFLLFGRWGEIRLGGPDAEPTYTYPTYFAMFFTAGIAAGIVFWGPAEAMFHYQSPPPFVDAAPQSDAAIVGALTYALFHWGFSAWSAYVVLGLPIAYYTYQRGAPLRVSTILTPFLGVENLDGPWGKLVDVLAVFATIGGVATSVAFVSQQFLAGVDFQWGVAQGALGPVLIVAGLTLIYVVSAESGVQRGIRRIAGVNVALFALFVAFLVAVGPRAFLLEQSSAAVSSYVAGFVPMSLYTGGGAWVANWTVWNWSWWFSWAPFAGLFLAALSKGRTVRTVVSTGVVATSLATIVWFLLLGGTSLHLQHTGRADVLASIAEYGGSEAVAGFPIFAALPLGQLLMFLFLALIIAFIVTSADTSTLVVAILGTKRELAPTTGSIVFWGVLQGLVAISVLVLGGGQALQAVAVLTGGPFAVVALVALAGLTVTFYREEGGHPSLLDRARRRLDVEGAKTPSEVFRDGDD; this comes from the coding sequence ATGTCCACGCAGGGTGGGAACGCCGTCGAGACGGCCTTGCGCAAGACGCTGGTCCCAGTCTGTGTCCTCTCGGGCGTCGTCATCGCCGCCGGGTTCTTCTTCCCGTGGGCGGTCGGCCCCGTCGTCAGCGGGCAGGGGTGGCTCGTCGTCTCCCTGCTGTTCTTCGGCTCCGCCCTCACCTACCTCGCGCTCCTCCCGGCCGTCGGCGACGACGACGACGACCCCGACCCCCGGACGAGCGCGCCGTACCTCCTCCGGGTCCGCCACCTGTCGCTCAGAGAGACGTTCAGGGGCTTCTTCGCTCGGCAGGACCCCGTCGTCTTCGGCGTCCCCGTCCTCGTGTTCGCGCTGTTCTTCGGCCTCCAGTTCCTCGCCCCCGGCCCCACGGGACGGGCGGTGGGTGCGGCCACGGACGTCCTCCTGACGCGGTTCGACTGGCTCTTCCTCGGCGCGATGTTCGTCGCCGTGCTCTACTGCGGGTTCCTCCTCTTCGGCCGCTGGGGCGAGATACGTCTCGGCGGCCCGGACGCCGAACCGACCTACACCTACCCCACCTACTTCGCGATGTTCTTCACCGCCGGCATCGCCGCCGGCATCGTGTTCTGGGGGCCGGCCGAGGCGATGTTCCACTACCAGTCCCCGCCACCGTTCGTGGACGCCGCCCCACAGTCGGACGCCGCCATCGTCGGGGCGCTCACCTACGCCCTGTTCCACTGGGGGTTCTCGGCGTGGAGCGCCTACGTCGTCCTCGGACTCCCCATCGCGTACTACACCTACCAGCGTGGGGCACCCCTGCGCGTCTCGACCATCCTGACGCCGTTCCTCGGTGTCGAGAACCTCGACGGCCCGTGGGGGAAACTGGTGGATGTCCTCGCGGTGTTCGCCACCATCGGCGGCGTCGCCACCTCCGTCGCGTTCGTCAGCCAGCAGTTCCTCGCCGGCGTCGACTTCCAGTGGGGCGTCGCGCAGGGCGCACTCGGGCCCGTCCTCATCGTCGCCGGCCTCACGCTCATCTACGTCGTCTCGGCCGAGAGCGGCGTCCAGCGTGGCATCCGCCGCATCGCGGGCGTGAACGTCGCCCTGTTCGCGCTGTTCGTCGCCTTCCTCGTCGCCGTCGGCCCACGAGCGTTCCTCCTCGAGCAGAGCAGCGCCGCCGTCTCGTCGTACGTCGCCGGGTTCGTCCCGATGAGCCTCTACACCGGCGGCGGCGCGTGGGTGGCGAACTGGACGGTGTGGAACTGGTCGTGGTGGTTCTCGTGGGCGCCGTTCGCGGGCCTGTTCCTCGCGGCGCTCTCGAAGGGCCGCACGGTCCGGACGGTCGTCTCCACGGGCGTCGTCGCCACCTCGCTCGCCACCATCGTCTGGTTCCTCCTGCTGGGTGGCACCTCGCTCCACCTCCAGCACACCGGCCGCGCGGACGTGCTGGCCTCCATCGCCGAGTACGGCGGCAGCGAGGCCGTCGCCGGCTTCCCCATCTTCGCGGCGCTCCCGCTCGGCCAGCTCCTGATGTTCCTCTTCCTCGCGCTCATCATCGCGTTCATCGTCACCTCGGCGGACACCTCGACGCTCGTCGTCGCCATCCTCGGGACGAAGCGCGAACTCGCCCCCACCACCGGGAGCATCGTCTTCTGGGGCGTGTTGCAGGGACTCGTCGCCATCTCCGTCCTCGTCCTCGGGGGCGGTCAGGCCCTGCAGGCCGTCGCCGTCCTCACCGGCGGCCCGTTCGCCGTCGTCGCCCTCGTGGCGCTCGCCGGGCTGACGGTGACGTTCTACCGCGAGGAGGGTGGCCACCCCTCGCTCCTGGACCGGGCACGCCGCCGACTCGACGTCGAGGGGGCCAAGACCCCATCCGAGGTGTTCCGCGACGGGGACGACTGA
- a CDS encoding Rid family detoxifying hydrolase yields MKRTVSTDDAPAAVGAYSQATTTGDLLFTAGQLPLTTDGELLDDEPVAVQTEQCLANVEAILASEGLGLEDVLKTTIYLDDIKAFDEMNETYGAHFDAEPPARSAVEVGNVPKGAALEIEVIADASGASE; encoded by the coding sequence ATGAAACGGACCGTCAGCACCGACGACGCCCCCGCGGCGGTGGGCGCGTACAGTCAGGCGACGACCACCGGCGACCTGCTGTTCACCGCCGGCCAGCTCCCGCTCACGACCGACGGCGAACTGCTGGACGACGAACCCGTCGCCGTCCAGACCGAACAGTGTCTCGCCAACGTCGAGGCCATCCTCGCCAGCGAGGGACTCGGACTGGAGGACGTCCTCAAGACGACCATCTACCTCGACGACATCAAGGCCTTCGACGAGATGAACGAGACGTACGGCGCGCACTTCGACGCGGAGCCACCGGCCCGGAGTGCGGTGGAGGTCGGGAACGTCCCGAAGGGGGCGGCGCTGGAGATAGAGGTCATCGCAGACGCGAGCGGCGCGTCCGAGTGA
- a CDS encoding potassium channel family protein — protein MSSDTPRPTDTALRELFHSDDRVPFVYWREFSGARVAVLLTGAVAILAFVTGLSDLSGATVSLEGPLAALVPGDGDLIRLYGIFFSFLFAAFTAGLQRQLRVAWYGVVLSLPLLALLPLTTGRATGIPLLLVTVATLPLVVYHRDTFDQRLELSPFQSIAIAVFAGVQVYGTIGAYVLRSDYVGIETWTDAFYYIVVTGTTVGYGDATPTSQVTKLFTLSIIVTSTAAFGAVFGSLLVPALESRITSAFGNMTASELTLLEDHVIVLGYGDLTEPLLDRLADDTDVVVLTTDTDVASALRERDLNVLTADPTEEESLLDARIDVARGVVAATDDDARNTLSVLAARQTNPDVRVVAAAKDPRHVDKLRGVGADEVVSPAVIGGHRLGQSVLGEDDGREDE, from the coding sequence GTGTCGAGTGACACACCCCGGCCGACGGACACCGCCCTGCGCGAACTGTTCCACAGCGACGACAGGGTACCGTTCGTCTACTGGCGGGAGTTCTCGGGGGCACGGGTGGCGGTGCTGCTGACCGGGGCCGTCGCCATCCTCGCGTTCGTGACGGGGCTCTCGGACCTGAGCGGCGCGACGGTGTCGCTCGAGGGCCCCCTCGCGGCGCTCGTCCCGGGCGACGGGGACCTGATCCGACTCTACGGCATCTTCTTCTCGTTCCTGTTCGCGGCGTTCACGGCGGGGCTCCAGCGACAGTTGCGGGTCGCGTGGTACGGCGTCGTCCTCTCGCTCCCCCTGCTCGCGCTGTTGCCGCTGACGACGGGCCGTGCGACGGGCATCCCCCTCCTGCTGGTGACGGTGGCCACCCTGCCGCTCGTCGTCTACCACCGCGACACGTTCGACCAGCGACTCGAACTCTCCCCGTTCCAGAGCATCGCCATCGCGGTCTTCGCCGGCGTCCAGGTGTACGGCACCATCGGGGCGTACGTCCTCCGGTCGGACTACGTCGGCATCGAGACGTGGACGGACGCGTTCTACTACATCGTCGTCACGGGGACGACGGTGGGGTACGGCGACGCCACGCCCACCAGTCAGGTGACGAAACTGTTCACGCTCTCCATCATCGTCACCAGCACCGCCGCGTTCGGCGCTGTCTTCGGGTCGCTGCTGGTCCCGGCACTGGAGTCACGCATCACCTCCGCCTTCGGCAACATGACCGCCTCCGAACTCACCCTGCTCGAGGACCACGTCATCGTCCTCGGCTACGGCGACCTGACCGAACCGCTCCTCGACCGACTCGCCGACGACACCGACGTCGTCGTGCTGACGACGGACACCGACGTCGCCTCCGCGCTCCGCGAGCGCGACCTGAACGTCCTCACCGCGGACCCCACCGAGGAGGAGTCGCTGCTGGACGCCCGCATCGACGTCGCCCGTGGTGTCGTCGCGGCCACCGACGACGACGCACGGAACACGCTGTCCGTGCTGGCCGCCCGACAGACCAACCCGGACGTCCGGGTGGTCGCCGCCGCGAAGGACCCGCGACACGTCGACAAACTCCGGGGCGTCGGCGCCGACGAGGTCGTCAGCCCGGCTGTCATCGGCGGCCACCGACTGGGGCAGTCGGTGCTCGGCGAGGACGACGGCCGCGAGGACGAGTGA
- the fdhF gene encoding formate dehydrogenase subunit alpha encodes MSSEEKEPVKTICPYCGVGCGIQVMPGDEPGDMRFMPWGDAPVNEGRICIKGGAATEVVDHEDRLTDPLVKEDGEFREATWEEAYSRIVDELERIREEHGPDAMGFFGSSKTMNEENYLLQKLARRYGTNNVDNCTRMCHASTVWALRTSLGAGAMTNSMEDLEEAADVFWIQGANPGEQHPIANSQYFRQAVLEGATVIQVDPHKNKTTRSFKIDETERHMHLQLNPGTDIPLLNVIIKTILERHEEEPEAGWIDEQFIEERTEGFEHLKETLADFDKEEAAERCGVPLEDLELAAEKYAMANNSAIFTGMGMSQHTCGVDNVQNEINLALVTGNLGRPGTGVNPLRGQNNVQGTCDVGAMPNVLPGYQLVDDDEARQSVEAVWGFDVPPEPGLTNVEISHEAGESVHGLYVMGENPVMSEPDGNRVEERLQELEFMVVQDIFMTETAKFADVVLPATTWAERGGTVTNTDRRVQRMRGVQKVHENTKHDFEILCEVGTRLFGEDGGFTFEDPEEVFEELRQVCPSYHGMTYEALGEEGIHWPCYEPGDEGDQFLYEESFDTANGLGKIEGVVHQEPKEVPDEEYPLVLTTARLEEHYNTGTMSRRSPTLNRQHPENFVDVHPNDAERYGIEDGDTVTVKSRRGEITVEAHVTEDIVEGSIWTTPHFAAASANRLTNDVLDERAKIPEYKAAAAEIEVGIEPSDGDPEAPADD; translated from the coding sequence ATGTCCAGTGAGGAGAAGGAACCCGTCAAGACCATCTGTCCGTACTGTGGCGTCGGCTGCGGCATCCAGGTGATGCCCGGCGACGAACCCGGCGACATGCGGTTCATGCCGTGGGGCGACGCGCCGGTCAACGAGGGCCGCATCTGTATCAAGGGTGGCGCGGCGACCGAAGTCGTCGACCACGAGGACCGCCTGACCGACCCGCTCGTCAAGGAGGACGGCGAGTTCCGCGAGGCGACGTGGGAGGAGGCCTACTCCCGCATCGTCGACGAGTTGGAGCGCATCCGCGAGGAGCACGGCCCCGACGCGATGGGGTTCTTCGGGTCCTCGAAGACGATGAACGAGGAGAACTACCTCCTCCAGAAGCTCGCGCGCCGCTACGGCACCAACAACGTCGACAACTGCACGCGGATGTGTCACGCCTCGACGGTATGGGCGCTCCGCACCAGCCTCGGTGCCGGCGCGATGACCAACAGCATGGAGGACCTGGAGGAGGCCGCCGACGTGTTCTGGATACAGGGTGCGAACCCCGGCGAGCAGCACCCCATCGCCAACAGCCAGTACTTCCGACAGGCGGTGCTGGAGGGGGCGACCGTCATCCAGGTCGACCCGCACAAGAACAAGACCACCCGCTCGTTCAAGATCGACGAGACCGAGCGGCACATGCACCTCCAGCTCAACCCCGGGACGGACATCCCGCTCCTGAACGTCATCATCAAGACCATCCTCGAACGGCACGAGGAGGAGCCCGAGGCGGGCTGGATCGACGAGCAGTTCATCGAGGAGCGCACGGAGGGGTTCGAGCACCTGAAAGAGACGCTCGCGGACTTCGACAAGGAGGAGGCGGCCGAGCGCTGTGGCGTCCCGCTGGAGGACCTCGAACTCGCCGCCGAGAAGTACGCGATGGCGAACAACTCCGCCATCTTCACCGGGATGGGGATGAGCCAGCACACCTGCGGGGTCGACAACGTCCAGAACGAGATCAACCTCGCGCTCGTCACGGGCAACCTCGGCCGTCCGGGGACCGGCGTCAACCCGCTCCGCGGACAGAACAACGTCCAGGGCACCTGTGACGTGGGTGCGATGCCGAACGTCCTGCCGGGCTACCAGCTCGTCGACGACGACGAGGCCCGGCAGAGCGTGGAGGCGGTCTGGGGGTTCGACGTCCCCCCCGAACCCGGCCTGACGAACGTGGAGATATCCCACGAGGCGGGCGAGAGCGTCCACGGGCTCTACGTGATGGGCGAGAACCCGGTGATGTCCGAGCCCGACGGGAACCGGGTGGAAGAGCGCCTGCAGGAACTGGAGTTCATGGTCGTCCAGGACATCTTCATGACCGAGACGGCCAAGTTCGCCGACGTCGTCCTGCCGGCGACGACGTGGGCCGAGCGCGGCGGCACGGTCACGAACACGGACCGCCGGGTCCAGCGGATGCGCGGGGTCCAGAAGGTCCACGAGAACACGAAACACGACTTCGAGATCCTCTGTGAGGTCGGCACCCGACTCTTCGGCGAGGACGGCGGCTTCACCTTCGAGGACCCGGAGGAGGTGTTCGAGGAGCTCCGGCAGGTCTGTCCCTCGTACCACGGGATGACCTACGAGGCGCTGGGCGAGGAGGGCATCCACTGGCCCTGCTACGAACCCGGTGACGAGGGCGACCAGTTCCTCTACGAGGAGTCGTTCGACACGGCGAACGGCCTCGGGAAGATCGAGGGTGTCGTCCACCAGGAGCCGAAGGAGGTGCCCGACGAGGAGTACCCGCTCGTGCTGACGACGGCCCGGCTGGAGGAGCACTACAACACCGGGACGATGAGCCGTCGGTCGCCGACGCTCAACCGGCAGCACCCGGAGAACTTCGTCGACGTCCACCCGAACGACGCCGAGCGATACGGCATCGAGGACGGCGACACGGTGACGGTGAAGTCCCGCCGTGGCGAGATCACCGTCGAGGCACACGTCACCGAGGACATCGTGGAGGGGTCCATCTGGACCACACCGCACTTCGCGGCCGCCTCCGCGAACCGGCTGACGAACGACGTGCTCGACGAGCGGGCGAAGATTCCGGAGTACAAGGCCGCCGCCGCCGAGATAGAGGTCGGTATCGAACCGAGCGACGGCGACCCCGAGGCCCCGGCCGACGACTGA